The following nucleotide sequence is from Apium graveolens cultivar Ventura chromosome 4, ASM990537v1, whole genome shotgun sequence.
AACTACATACTTAAATTTCGAACGAAGTAATATATCTCTCAATATTTCAAAACTGTCTTATCTTAATTTTTTTACGCATTAGTCGAAGAAGACGGTAGTACCCATCTTGTCATATTCTTGATGCCAAACGATCCGGGGGAGTGAGCTACACATGGTCTGGCATATGGGAAGCGAAAGAGGAAATGAAGAAGGGTCTAAGATGGGTTTTGGGGGATGGCGAATCGATCAATATTGGGTCTGATAGATGGTTGAGGTCTCTGGATACGTTTTGTGCTAATGCATCTACTACTAGTGATTGGGCAAAACGATCGAAGGTGTCAACATTTTTTAAGGCGAACAGGAAAGAATGGGATGCAGAGAAAATTTATCTTCACTTTAATACAACTGATGCAGGGGCTATTCTTAATACGAGGATTCCACAAAATGGTACAAGAGACAGGATTGCCTGGGTCCATACCAAAAATGGACAGTACTCTGTGAAGTCATCGTATTATCAATGGTCACAAGCACACAGTGTTGGTGAGGAGATTTCGAGATCAGTGGGGTGGAAACGACTGTGGCAGCTACCGGTTCCGCATAAAATAAGAGTTTTTATTTGGAGGCTATGTCGCAACACTATTCCAGTTAGATACAGGCTTAGTGGAAAAGGAGTTCCAGTCACTATAAGTTGTCCGATGTGCATAGTGGATGTAGAACATTTACGTCATCTATTTTTTGAATGTAGCTTTGCAAGATAATGTTGGCAACTGCTGGACTTAGACTTTGATATGTATGATATGGAATACGTTTCAAACTGGCTAGTTAGTTTTTTTGCTACTGGGCAGTTGAAGGTTTTGGATAAAATGGCTGCTATGTTGTGGGGGATTTGGTATGCTCGGAATAAACGTATTTTCGAAGGTAAAGTTATGACTCCTGCAGTTGTTAAGGCCTGGTGCTTGAAGCAAGTTGATGAATGGCAGGCTGTGAATATAAAATCTGCTCATGCTCAGAATACTGGAGATGTCGCGGGGAATGGTAACCAGAGGTGGAAAAGGCCTAGGGAGGGTCATCTTAAAGTTAATGTTGATGCAGCTGTTACAGAGGGTCAAGGTTTTTTCTCGATGGGTATGGTGCTAAGGGACCATCAAGGTCAGTTTATGGCAGGAAAAACGATGAGGTTCGAAGGGGAAGTCACAGTTTTTGAAGCTGAAGCAACTGGTATCTTGGAGGCAGTGTTATGGGCTCGAGAGTGGACTGCAGATTTGGTCACGATCGAAAGTGACTCACTCCTCAGCGTCAATGCAGTTAATCAAAATCAGAGTTGCCTTCTGGAACTTGGTGATTTGCTGCAATATTGCCGAGAGTTACTTCGTAGTAATGGTAGATTAGTTCTTTGTCATGTTAAAAAGCACGCGAACAAGGTAGCTCATCAGTTAGCTAAATTTCCTTGTGAGCCTAATAGCTTTATTGTTTACTCGTCTCCTCCATCCTTAATGTTGGAGACACTTGTGTCGGATGATTTGCTATTCTAATGAAATCATTTTGATCAAAAAAAAAAAGTACGATGGAACAACtatttattttactaaattaCGATCACatattattctattatttttattataaatttataattattatatatttatataaatattttaaaaatataatataattggataaataaaaaattaaaatattaataggAACCGTGCATCGCACGGAATTTATACTAGTATACATAATATTATTATCAATTCTATACGCAATTTTCAGGTCTTATTCTTACACGTCACTTGATAAACCACTAGCTTCATCTTCAAAACTACTAGTGGAGAATCAAATAATAGGACCATTAATATCCCTTATATGTGCACCTATGACTGTCTCCTTTGTTGGTTTAGAGTATTCTCATGTATAATAATTGCTTCTCAGTTTTCAACATCAAACATATGAAGTTGATAAAATTAAACGTTTTACTTCGCATGCACGGCTCTGATTAAGTTGGATACCTTCAGAAAGTGGTATACTATAATTAGGCGAAGTAATTAAAGACTGTTGTACCCTTATTGTTTCAGCAAAAACATCTCACACCTATACGATACATGTCTTAAATTTAAAGATTTAAAACTTGATCCAATCATAcaagatagagatattcatttcTTGCGAGACTTCATTAAATTTGTAAAGCAGTTACCCACACACATATATAAATGAGAGTGCAATTATAGATTCGAGTTAtgtcaaaaaaaaaaaaggaataaATAATCACAAATCAGCTTCTGCATGTCGGCATACTATAATTTGGTTTCCAATTCGATAAACATCAACTACCTTCAAATATTTCCATACAAGCACCAAATTACCCAAACTTTGGAATAAAGAAGTATTTTGTCAGGTGTTTACTAAATAAGCTAGACAAAACCCTACTATCTGGTATGTCTAACACTCGGTCAGATGGTAAAACTGACCCCGCTGAGTACTTTTGTAATGATAAAATTCAATTTGACCcagtaattaatttttattttttgtaaatcaattttaaattaatatgtttatttttagaaaaaatcTCGCTCTCATAATCAGCCTTATGTAAAACTTGACCCCGCCGTACTAAAAATTCTAGCTACGCGACTGATTCATTGCTAGGTGTTTGCAACTGTGGCTAATTTGTGCATGTTGGATGGGTGTCAGTGCTGGGTGTGTGTATAATGTGTTTTGTGAATGTTGGATGTGTGAGCTAAACATATATAGGAGTGTGTGCATGTTTATTATTAGCTAGTAGATGAAATATACTGCACTTACCATGATAATGGCTTTGATGTTATCTCTTGTGAGCTTCAAGGAGCTGTTCTGATCTTCAAACTCGCTGACTTTAGCCTTTTCTTCACCGTAAAAATCCAGCAATTCATACACCATATCACTGTTTCCCTCGTCGATAATACCATTTTTACTGCTCTTCTTTTTTTCAATGTGTGCATCTATTATTGAGTCTATGAATCCATCAAGCGATGCTCTAGCTTTAACCACCCGACCCATGAACCCTTGCGGATCTGCCCAAGTTAATCCCGGAACAAAATCACAGATATTGAATGCACCAAACAGTTTCGAAAACTCCTGCAATATCTTGATAAACTCGTCTTGGCCTTCGTGCGACAACGTCCCGAAAGCTGCCCGATAAATAATGTTCCTAGTTAACCCGAACACAAGCTCTCCAATATTAACCGAACACCCCGTCTTCGACAACACGATTTTCACCATGTCATCAACCTCTTCACGGACAGAGTCCCACGACTCTGCCCTTTTACGGCTAAATAACTTCATGACCGATATTTTCCGCATTTGGCGCCAAAACGGCCCGTAATTTGCGAAAGCCATATCCGCTCGGTCATAAGTTAAGTAGCTAATATTCATGGTAGCAGGACGGTTGGCAAAAATGTTGTCTTGAATTTGAAGAACTTCTCGGGCCATATCGGGAGTCGAAACGGTGAACATGTGAAGAAAACCCATACGGAGGTGGACAAGGCCGCCATATTGAGCAGCAAGTTTAGCCAGTCCACGATGAGATAGCTTGTCCATCATCAACAAGTTGCCGATGATGGGCCAACCTTTCGGGCCTGGAGGGTAACGTTTACGTCGAAAGCTGgacaagagaaagaaactaagC
It contains:
- the LOC141717794 gene encoding cytochrome P450 84A1-like; the protein is METNTTAMTILFFILPLLSFFLLSSFRRKRYPPGPKGWPIIGNLLMMDKLSHRGLAKLAAQYGGLVHLRMGFLHMFTVSTPDMAREVLQIQDNIFANRPATMNISYLTYDRADMAFANYGPFWRQMRKISVMKLFSRKRAESWDSVREEVDDMVKIVLSKTGCSVNIGELVFGLTRNIIYRAAFGTLSHEGQDEFIKILQEFSKLFGAFNICDFVPGLTWADPQGFMGRVVKARASLDGFIDSIIDAHIEKKKSSKNGIIDEGNSDMVYELLDFYGEEKAKVSEFEDQNSSLKLTRDNIKAIIMDVMFGGTETVASAIEWAMSELMRSPKDLKKVQQELVNVVGLHRRVEESDFDKLTYLKCCIKETLRLHPPIPLLLHETAQDAEVAGYHIPARSRVIINSWAINRDPNSWTDPDTFKPSRFLQEGMPDFKGSNFEFIPFGSGRRSCPGMQLGLYALEIAVAHLLHCFNWELPDGMKPSEVDTDDVFGLTAPRATRLVAVPTPRLLCPIS